TTCGGGTGGTACGGAAGCCACGGCGATGAATTCGCGAATCGTTGACACACTGCGACGATCAGGGTTGTCGGTTTCGACGAACCCTGGTCCAGCACATACCAATCCTCTCTACAAGGTCGCGTATTCAGATTCCGACGTTGCGCCGGCTGTCGAGTGTTTTTCGAAGGTCTATGACCAATCGCCCAACCCGAGCGAGGACTTCATCGCCGTCATGGTGTGCAGCAACGCGGATACACATTGTCCGATCGTTCGTGGCGCTAGCGACCGGATCGTGATCAAGTACGACGACCCGAAGGTGTCCGACGATACGGTGGACGAGTCGGTGATTTACGATGCCCGATGCGGCCAAATTGCTCGTGAAATGTTGTACGCATTCTCGTTGCTATAGTGGAAGAAACCGACCTTATCGTCGTCGGCTCAGGTGCAGCCGCCTGTGTTTTGGCGTATCGATTGCGACAGCAGTCGGGACTACGCATCACGGTTGTTGAACCT
The sequence above is a segment of the Rubripirellula tenax genome. Coding sequences within it:
- a CDS encoding protein-tyrosine-phosphatase, with translation MSFHSPLKSYIDARMGEFDQIPVDRRAELADFAKRIQAGGHDGVRKLNFICTHNSRRSHLAQIWATVAAQHFGVDGIETFSGGTEATAMNSRIVDTLRRSGLSVSTNPGPAHTNPLYKVAYSDSDVAPAVECFSKVYDQSPNPSEDFIAVMVCSNADTHCPIVRGASDRIVIKYDDPKVSDDTVDESVIYDARCGQIAREMLYAFSLL